A window of the Chaetodon trifascialis isolate fChaTrf1 chromosome 9, fChaTrf1.hap1, whole genome shotgun sequence genome harbors these coding sequences:
- the LOC139336927 gene encoding sarcolipin, with amino-acid sequence MDHSVKELFLNFMIVLITVLLMWLLVKTYQD; translated from the coding sequence ATGGACCACTCTGTGAAGGAGCTGTTCCTCAACTTCATGATCGTCTTAATCACCGTGCTGCTGATGTGGCTGCTGGTGAAAACTTACCAGGACTGA
- the kbtbd3 gene encoding kelch repeat and BTB domain-containing protein 3: MDESQESSSCITNAHNPSSSSPPSRKPGSAPLCNGVPECRTLLRMSESHGLQLLGVLRSFRERGLMFDFTINVQGQSFPCHRCVLAACSDFFRAMFEVDMRERGDGSVTLGNQCPEAVGSFLDFAYSGETLITDGNVDLLFKLASFLQVSVLSRACSDFLIGTMDLSNCLSLLALAEAYGSASLLRSANEFVVQNFSDLSKTQDFVDMELNVLEACLRSDALNVPCEEDVVTALLRWIRHDLPGRQKLLAGLLSLTRLHHLPALKTLRDSDTLFCDSESCLALFSEAESRQEQYSGLLTDARPATMQSYIYIHKTEENGEIRHTFCYCLETDQWKELGTGQGEGEGTTTIPDPPGSYLTSYAEKMFVTGGCRGNCCRAIRLHVAEPFHDATDEVWCFCPVTLTCTPAPVMLKPRTMHTAVTCLDRVYVIGGRTKGSRGGACSLLEVEYYDPLTQTWYSVSPIPTAIFYPEASACGSVIYTLGSEVEITDSFNPSLDCFFSYDAQKDQWSRLFAEFGQFFHATLVKAVSINNTLHLCDLSTYKVYSFCPETCVWKGEGSFECAGFNAGAVGLRDRIYILGGDYSPDEITDEVQVYHSGRSQWEEVAPMPRALTEFHCQLISFNRYRDPWGDTA, translated from the exons ATGGATGAATCTCAAGAGTCATCCTCCTGTATCACCAACGCCCACAACCCCAGCAGCAGTAGCCCTCCCAGTAGAAAACCTGGCAGTGCTCCACTATGCAACGGGGTCCCAGAGTGCAGGACCCTGCTGCGGATGTCTGAGTCACATGGTCTCCAGCTGCTGGGTGTGCTCAGATCATTCAGGGAGCGAGGCTTGATGTTTGACTTCACCATTAATGTCCAGGGACAAAGTTTTCCCTGCCATCGCTGTGTCCTCGCTGCATGCAGTGATTTCTTCag GGCCATGTTTGAGGTGGATATGCGAGAGCGTGGAGATGGTTCAGTGACTCTGGGTAACCAATGTCCAGAGGCGGTGGGCTCGTTCCTGGACTTTGCCTATTCTGGAGAAACACTCATCACGGATGGCAATGTAGACCTGCTGTTTAAACTGGCCTCATTTCTGCAG gtGTCAGTCCTGTCCCGAGcgtgcagtgacttcctgatAGGAACCATGGATCTTTCTAACTGTCTGTCCCTCCTCGCCCTTGCTGAGGCCTACGGCTCGGCCTCCCTCCTCCGAAGTGCCAACGAGTTTGTGGTTCAGAATTTTTCTGACCTTTCCAAAACACAGGACTTTGTGGATATGGAG TTGAATGTGTTGGAGGCATGCCTCAGGTCAGATGCTTTAAACGTGCCTTGTGAGGAGGATGTGGTGACGGCACTTCTTAGATGGATCCGCCATGATCTCCCGGGAAGACAAAAACTGTTGGCAGGCTTGTTATCTCTAACCAGACTCCACCACCTACCTGCGCTAAAG ACCCTGCGTGATTCAGACACTCTGTTCTGCGACAGTGAGTCCTGTCTCGCCCTGTTCTCAGAGGCTGAGAGCCGACAGGAACAGTACAGCGGCCTGCTCACTGATGCCAGGCCGGCCACCATGCAGAGCTACATCTACATCCACAAGACAGAGGAGAACGGAGAGATCCGCCACACCTTCTGCTACTGTCTGGAAACAGATCAGTGGAAAGAGCTGGGAACAGggcaaggagagggagaggggacaACCACGATACCGGACCCACCGGGATCCTACCTTACCAGCTACGCTGAGAAG ATGTTTGTGACAGGCGGTTGTCGGGGGAACTGCTGCCGGGCAATACGCCTCCATGTGGCCGAGCCCTTCCATGATGCCACGGACGAGGTTTGGTGCTTCTGTCCTGTGACCCtaacctgcacacctgcaccgGTCATGCTGAAGCCCAGAACCATGCATACGGCTGTAACCTGCCTGGACCGAGTGTATGTCATTGGAGGACGGACCAAAGGATCCAGAGGGGGAGCTTGCAGTCTGCTGGAG GTGGAGTATTATGACCCTCTGACCCAGACCTGGTACTCAGTCAGCCCAATCCCCACTGCCATCTTCTACCCTGAGGCCAGTGCTTGTGGCAGTGTTATCTATACTCTGGGATCAGAGGTGGAGATCACAGACTCCTTCAATCCCTCACTGGACTGCTTCTTCTCATACGATGCGCAGAAGGACCAGTGGAGCCGTCTGTTTGCAGAGTTTGGCCAGTTCTTCCATGCTACGCTGGTCAAAGCGGTGTCAATTAATAACACTCTGCACCTCTGTGACCTGTCCACTTATAAG GTCTACAGTTTTTGTCCAGAGACCTGTGTGTGGAAGGGTGAGGGGTCATTCGAGTGTGCAGGGTTCAATGCTGGAGCAGTGGGATTAAGGGACAGAATCTACATCCTGGGCGGAGACTATTCACCTGATGAGATCACTGATGAAGTTCAG GTGTACCACAGTGGGAGGAGTCAGTGGGAGGAAGTGGCTCCCATGCCCAGAGCGCTCACTGAGTTCCACTGCCAGCTCATCAGCTTCAACAGATACAGAGACCCCTGGGGTGACACGGCCTGA